The Manihot esculenta cultivar AM560-2 chromosome 11, M.esculenta_v8, whole genome shotgun sequence genome includes a region encoding these proteins:
- the LOC110626461 gene encoding uncharacterized protein LOC110626461, whose amino-acid sequence MELQPWQQNKLQVFLNILREAFKGQKELLEKIEQRLENVDKSHQECSNLKMMSHLDEGQEEVDAVCDGVEGQVDTIGDGEEVVPYQSDSNGNEDMAAEVQDNICVEVHQATTLMHLGSLEKFKDQSGAEMGQGFIVDMFGVSEVIRRLMKMVMTGN is encoded by the exons ATGGAATTACAACCTTGGCAACAGAACAAATTGCAAGTCTTTTTGAACATTTTGAGAGAGGCATTCAAAGGCCAAAAAGAGCTGCTGGAAAAAATAGAGCAGAGATTGGAAAATG TTGACAAGAGTCATCAAGAATGTTCCAACCTTAAGATGATGTCTCATCTTGATGAAggtcaagaagaggttgatgcTGTTTGTGATGGAGTGGAGGGGCAGGTTGATACTATTGGAGATGGAGAGGAGGTTGTCCCATATCAATCAGATTCAAATGGAAATGAAGACATGGCTGCTGAGGTTCAAGACAACATATGTGTTGAAGTTCACCAAGCAACAACTCTTATGCACTTAGGATCATTAGAAAAATTCAAAGATCAGTCTGGTGCTGAGATGGGGCAAGGCTTTATTGTTGATATGTTTGGTGTAAGTGAGGTTATAAGGAGACTGATGAAGATGGTGATGACGGGCAACTAG